In Deltaproteobacteria bacterium, the following are encoded in one genomic region:
- the acs gene encoding acetate--CoA ligase, which translates to MAEEKKTITSMMEETRKFPPPKEFSRKAHIKSLEEFKKIYNKSIEDPDGFLGKQAEELEWFQKWDKVLDYSFGDNLYIKWFQGGKLNVTVNCLDRHLKTWRKNKAALIWEGEPGDTRTYTYQQLYTEVCKFANVLKKKGVKKGDCVTIYMPMIPELPIAMMACARIGAIHSIVFGGFSADALKDRILDANSTALITTDASYRSGKIIGLKSNADAALASCPAVKTVIIYNRTNTKVDMKAGRDFWWHEEMAAPDIKPFCPPEVMDAEDPLFILYTSGSTGKPKGVLHTTAGYLLYVMVTFRWIFDYRDEDVFWCTADIGWVTGHSYIVYGPLAAGATSVMFEGVPNYPQPDRFWATVEKNGVNIFYTAPTALRAMMRDGDQWPLGRDLSSLRLLGTVGEPINPEAWMWYYKVIGKEKCPIVDTWWQTETGGILITPLPGAIAIKPGSATKPFPGVEAAVIREDGSPAEVNEGGYLVITKPWPGIMRTVYGQHERFKETYFVRFPGMYNTGDGARVDEDGDFWLMGRLDDVINVSGHRIGTAEVESALVSHAAVAEAAVVGMPHEIKGQGIYAFVTLKAGQPKTDDLKKTLVAHVRKEIGPIATPDKIQFADALPKTRSGKIMRRILKKIAAGDVRELGDTTTLADPSVVQTLVSERQ; encoded by the coding sequence TCCAGAAGTGGGATAAGGTCTTGGATTACAGCTTCGGAGATAACCTGTACATCAAGTGGTTCCAGGGGGGGAAGCTTAACGTCACGGTTAATTGCCTGGACCGGCATCTGAAGACTTGGCGGAAGAATAAGGCTGCTCTGATCTGGGAGGGCGAGCCAGGGGATACCAGGACTTACACCTACCAGCAGCTTTACACGGAGGTCTGTAAGTTCGCCAACGTCCTGAAGAAAAAGGGCGTGAAAAAGGGTGACTGCGTAACTATCTATATGCCCATGATCCCCGAGTTGCCCATTGCCATGATGGCCTGCGCCCGTATCGGGGCCATCCACAGCATTGTTTTTGGTGGGTTCAGTGCCGATGCCCTCAAAGACCGCATCTTGGATGCCAACAGCACAGCCCTGATTACGACGGATGCCAGCTACCGCAGCGGCAAAATCATCGGCCTGAAGAGTAACGCCGACGCTGCCCTGGCCAGCTGTCCTGCGGTAAAAACCGTCATCATCTACAACCGCACCAATACCAAGGTGGATATGAAGGCCGGGAGAGATTTCTGGTGGCATGAAGAGATGGCCGCTCCGGACATTAAGCCGTTTTGCCCACCGGAGGTAATGGATGCCGAGGACCCGCTGTTCATCCTTTATACCAGTGGTTCGACTGGAAAGCCCAAAGGGGTTCTGCATACGACGGCCGGGTACCTGCTTTACGTCATGGTGACGTTCAGGTGGATCTTCGATTACCGGGACGAAGACGTATTCTGGTGCACGGCGGACATCGGTTGGGTCACCGGGCACAGTTATATTGTCTACGGCCCTCTGGCCGCTGGAGCCACCAGCGTGATGTTTGAAGGCGTTCCCAACTATCCCCAGCCTGATCGTTTCTGGGCCACGGTGGAAAAGAACGGAGTCAATATCTTCTACACGGCGCCCACCGCACTCCGGGCCATGATGCGCGACGGCGACCAATGGCCCTTGGGGCGAGACCTTTCTTCCCTCCGGCTCTTGGGGACCGTGGGGGAACCCATCAACCCTGAAGCCTGGATGTGGTACTACAAAGTCATCGGCAAAGAAAAGTGTCCTATTGTGGACACCTGGTGGCAGACCGAAACCGGCGGAATTTTGATCACCCCTCTCCCGGGAGCGATCGCCATCAAGCCAGGATCCGCGACGAAACCTTTTCCCGGAGTTGAGGCAGCGGTCATCCGCGAGGACGGCTCGCCAGCCGAGGTGAATGAAGGTGGATACCTGGTGATCACGAAGCCCTGGCCGGGAATAATGCGTACGGTCTATGGCCAGCACGAGCGCTTCAAGGAAACTTACTTCGTGCGCTTTCCGGGGATGTATAACACCGGCGACGGTGCCCGGGTGGATGAAGATGGAGATTTCTGGCTGATGGGCCGGCTGGACGACGTCATCAACGTCTCCGGTCACCGCATTGGCACAGCCGAAGTAGAAAGCGCCCTGGTCAGCCATGCAGCCGTGGCCGAAGCCGCGGTGGTGGGCATGCCCCATGAAATCAAAGGGCAGGGAATCTACGCTTTCGTCACCCTGAAAGCGGGCCAGCCCAAGACGGATGATTTGAAAAAGACCCTGGTGGCCCACGTGCGCAAGGAGATCGGACCGATCGCCACTCCGGATAAGATCCAGTTCGCCGACGCGCTGCCTAAGACCCGTAGCGGAAAAATCATGCGCCGTATCTTGAAGAAGATCGCCGCAGGAGATGTCCGCGAATTGGGCGATACCACCACCTTGGCCGACCCCTCGGTCGTCCAAACCTTAGTATCTGAAAGACAATAA
- a CDS encoding OFA family MFS transporter, with translation MSDRITSSSLPASDHNRGWIVTFAGTGINLALGVLYAWSVISKQITKEWGWNETQTALPYSVAIAVFAFMMVPAGRLQDKFGPRLVATLGGFFCGIGFIVTSLGQSLTGLIIGFGILAGTGIGFGYASATPPAVKWFPPARTGLIAGLVVAGFGLASVYIAPLAHYLLGSFGIQSSFLILGIAFLIVVVVLAQLLKNPAAGYKPLGNPIATKATAKGSAQSASVAKDYEWHEMLRTPQFYLLWIMYVFGAGAGLMIIGKLAKIVDLQAGIKAGFIFVAFLAVGNAAGRIVAGVLSDQIGRTRTMFIVFVFQAVLMFLLRGLDTYGTLFLASVLIGFNYGANLSVFPSATKDYFGMKNFGVNYGFVFTAWGVGGILGPVLSGWIFDASKNFSNAYLIASVCLLIAAGLTFVTRAPKAKIEEKVLQKAA, from the coding sequence ATGTCCGATCGTATAACAAGTTCCTCTCTTCCGGCGAGTGACCACAATCGAGGTTGGATTGTTACCTTTGCCGGCACGGGGATCAATTTGGCATTGGGAGTCCTCTACGCTTGGTCAGTTATATCAAAGCAAATTACGAAAGAATGGGGGTGGAATGAAACCCAGACCGCCCTCCCTTATTCCGTGGCCATTGCTGTGTTTGCTTTTATGATGGTCCCGGCAGGAAGGCTTCAGGATAAGTTTGGCCCTCGCTTGGTGGCAACCTTAGGAGGATTTTTTTGCGGGATTGGTTTTATCGTAACCAGTTTAGGTCAATCTCTCACTGGTCTGATTATCGGTTTTGGAATTCTGGCCGGGACAGGAATTGGGTTCGGTTATGCTTCAGCTACTCCTCCGGCGGTGAAATGGTTCCCCCCAGCCCGGACGGGCTTGATTGCCGGGTTGGTCGTTGCCGGATTTGGGCTGGCCTCGGTTTACATTGCTCCTCTGGCCCATTACCTCTTGGGCAGTTTTGGAATTCAGAGCAGCTTCCTGATTTTGGGAATTGCTTTCCTAATCGTGGTTGTCGTTCTTGCTCAGTTGCTAAAAAATCCTGCAGCAGGATATAAACCCTTGGGGAACCCCATCGCCACTAAGGCTACGGCGAAGGGGAGTGCCCAGAGTGCGTCGGTGGCGAAGGATTACGAATGGCACGAAATGCTCCGTACCCCTCAATTCTATCTTCTATGGATCATGTATGTTTTTGGGGCAGGCGCCGGGTTGATGATCATAGGAAAATTGGCCAAGATCGTTGACCTTCAGGCAGGCATTAAAGCGGGATTCATATTCGTAGCCTTTTTGGCAGTGGGCAATGCTGCCGGGCGTATTGTGGCGGGTGTTCTTTCGGACCAAATCGGTCGTACCCGGACGATGTTTATTGTCTTTGTTTTCCAGGCAGTCCTCATGTTTTTACTCCGGGGACTGGACACGTACGGGACTCTTTTCCTGGCTTCGGTACTCATCGGGTTCAACTACGGGGCGAACCTTTCCGTTTTTCCCTCGGCGACCAAAGATTATTTTGGGATGAAGAATTTCGGGGTCAATTATGGGTTTGTTTTTACAGCCTGGGGGGTTGGGGGAATTCTTGGCCCAGTTCTTAGTGGTTGGATTTTCGATGCTTCTAAAAATTTCAGCAACGCTTACTTGATTGCTTCGGTATGCCTGCTGATTGCTGCGGGGCTTACCTTTGTTACCCGTGCGCCCAAGGCGAAGATAGAAGAAAAGGTTCTTCAAAAAGCTGCTTAA